The genomic segment TTGTACCTGGCACAAGAAAGCTTTGCAGTCAACAGCTCGCAAAAGGTGTTTGCCTGAGTCTTGCAGAGGTAGGAAAAATTATCTTGCTCTTGGCAAGGTAGCAGGAGGACCCACCCACTATTGAAGACTGAACTCTGAACCTGTTTCCTATTGAAAATCAGCAGCCATAACACATGCACCCCTACCTCCCACGTGTAAGGTGTTAAAAAAACACGGATAACGGTGTCCTTTGTTCTCCAAGTATGTGATGAAGGGAAGAGCTGACCACACAAGCCGATAGAATTCCTTCCGGCATCGAAGTAGCACTATTCCGGTATAGGCATTGAGGTATCGCactgcagcaggaaaaaaatcattttgggaaAATGGATTCTCAGGAGCACGTTTAAAATCTTAGggtagaagttcctgtcatggcgtagcggaaacaaatctgactaggaaccatgaggttgctggttcgatccctggccttgctcagtgggttaaggaactggtgttgccatgagctgtggtgtagactgtggctgtggtgtaagctggcagctgtagctttgattcgacccttagcctgggaacctccatatgctgtgggtgcagccctaaaaaaagcaaaagaaaaaatcttcAGGTAACTGAGAGCCTACGTACCAGAAACCATTCAAGGCGGTGGCACTTGGGATGCCATCAATGAGTAAAAACTGatttctgaaggaaaataatgGGAGATAAATAACATCTAGGGCCTTTACATACCACTCAGAATTGGTGAAtgaatttagaatttaattttttgctttttagggccacacccacggcatatggaagttccaaggctagaggttgaatcagagctaaagctgcaggcctatgtcacagctacagcaactcgggatcgaagccgcctctgccacctacacagctcagggcaaccttgagtccttaacccactgagagaggccagaggtcTAATACGCATCCTCCTGTATCCTAGTCAGGtcccttaactgctgagccacaaagggaactcctaaaatgcacTTTTAATTCACAAACTAGTTAACCCAAGGAAGGGGTGGCAGAAATCCATACTCTTCAGAAGGATGTTTTCCCTTGGCTGAAAAACAAGTTCTGCAACTGGGCTATATAGGTTCTTCCAGCAACCGAGTCTCACCTAGGTGCATTACCTTCTCCAGATTTCAATTTCAAGCATATGGTAAAAAACGGAATGAATTTACATAGTGTGGTTGTGGAGGAGGGTCCTCTCTCTTgcatttacacatacacacaactgtGTATTCTGTACTTCACAGGCCCCTATGCAGGGCTTTTCAGGGGGTAATTCTGACAATGCTTTTGTCATATGATGTCAGAGTAACCCGTCAAATAACTTACCCAGAACTATACAAATCtttcctcatttaattttcatcatcCTATTAAACTCAATCAAAAACCACACGTCAAATAGGTACAGGGGTTTCTGCCGACTGGTATTTTCTGCCCACTGCCTACTGGTATTAGCTCTCCGCATAAGTTTGGACTCAAGCAGACCTCAGGCTCGGGTTCTGAAACTCCTAAAAAGGACGACACCCTACATAAAATGGAGCACAGGGCTTGGCAGCTTCCAAGGTCGCCCGTgccccttctttctccctccaatGGCCACTGCTCCCTCCAAATCCCGCCATCCTCCTGGTTCCCCAACACCCTCGCACCCGCGAAGCCGATGGAGGAGGCTGCCGCGCCGAAAGTTCCGTGCACGCGCGCGATCGTGTCCCGTACTAGGCCGCCCAGCACTCGGTCCTCCAGATTCAGACGGCAGCGGGGGTCCTCAGACACCACTTCGCAAAGCAGGTACCTGCGGCAGGCGAGAGGGCGGTGAGTGCTGGGCCGGGGCCAGGACCGCAGGGACAGGATAAGGGGTTGCTTACCTGTGCTTGAAGCGCACCATGTTCGCATCCGCGTCGGGCGTCCAGACACTCAAACCGGATGTCTGCCTTCTCGTCGGCGGCCAATGGGAAGTTGGCCTGGCAGCCACTCAGAGAGGGAGGCGGAACTAGAATGTAGGCGGAGCCCCGTGTCAGTCTCCTTTGAGCTCCGCCTCCCTCTGCCGAGCGCAGGCGTCCTGCTCATTTCTTCGCTTAGACTTTCAACTGAACCTGTTGTGATGAGTGGTTGTGCTCCACGCCAGAGTTTGCTGTTTAGGATGCAGCTGAGGCATTTGGAACCTCCAGGACGTTCCATTACCTTGCAACATAGTACCAAGCTGGACGGTGGAACATTTGAGCACAAGACCTTGCacccccccaggccagggattgatagGGGAAATCGGACTCATTCTCAGTTTGGAGCTCGGTTTAATTTCTCCATACAGCCAAATATGTTATTACTGTTTAGGCCTTTCAATAACCTTATGGAGTTGGGTgtattgtcttgtttttttttgttttttgtttttttttgcaaaaacaatCCGTGGTCGTTATATTTTCTggttattttggtttgttttttgtttttgtttttaaacagaaaagcacaaagaagcaaataaaaataagttataatCCCAGCACCTAGAGAGAATAATTTATCATGTAGTGGATTTTCTTCCAACATTTTACCCCTGTTCCAGTGGTTCTCCAAGTGAAGTCCAGGAACCACTGGATTTTCCCAGATTCTTTTAGGGAGTCCCCCGAAGTCAAATTACTTTCGTAGTAACACTAAGGTGTTACTTGCTGTTTTCACTTTCTGAGTGGACAGTAAAGTTTTCCAGAGGCCAGTGACATGTGCTGACATTGCTCTGATGGCTAAGAGAATTGTGCATtgtgttttaaacatttctgttttaataaaCATAGTGAGTATCCATATATTTCACataacaaaagctctttgggatCCTCAATAATTTAGTAAGAATGGAAAGGGGCCCTGAGCCAAAAAAGGTACAAGATGAGAACTTCCACTGtatgataatttatattttccattttctttttaagaataggATCATACTGTTTACTACTCTTCTTTCCCCTCACcttgaatatctttttaaaaactgaggcataacatacataaaatgcatattaagtgcacaactcaatgaatttttatatatgtataaactttTGCAACCACTGCCCAGATTAAGAGATAGAACATTTCCAGCACTCAGGAAGGTTCCTGTGCTCTCTTCCCAGCCAAAAACCTTCCCAGAAGTAGCCTATATTCTGACTTCTGTCATGACAGATTAGCTTTTTCTGTTCtggaactttatataaatgtaaatctCCAGCaccacatttgtgtgtgtgtgcgtctggCTCCTTTCTTTCAACATAATGTCTGTAAGATTCATTCTTGTCATTTGACTATATTTTCATGCCAGCTGTTCTACAAAGTTATTTTTCAGTTGCCTCAGACTGCATTGTTTGGATGTACCACTGCTGATCTGGTCAATATTTCCATGATGGATATTTAAATTAATTCCAGATTTTCTTGTTATAGCCAGTACTTAGTTGTCCAGCCTTGTAACTAGCTCTTTATACACATCCCTGGCTATTTGTGTCATTGTCATCGACTTAGCTGGCCCTGTGAGCCAGAAGAGAGAGTCGGATTTCACAATAGATTGTCTGAAAGATCTGAAGTGAGTTCTCAATTTTTCCACCTCTCACTCTTCACCACCTTAAAGGAGTGAT from the Phacochoerus africanus isolate WHEZ1 chromosome 15, ROS_Pafr_v1, whole genome shotgun sequence genome contains:
- the POP5 gene encoding ribonuclease P/MRP protein subunit POP5, with the translated sequence MVRFKHRYLLCEVVSEDPRCRLNLEDRVLGGLVRDTIARVHGTFGAAASSIGFAVRYLNAYTGIVLLRCRKEFYRLVWSALPFITYLENKGHRYPCFFNTLHVGGTIRTCQKFLIQYNRRQLLILLQNCTDEGEREAIQKSVTRSCLLEEESAGEELSDSGGEEAAEAME